A region of Leptospira bouyouniensis DNA encodes the following proteins:
- a CDS encoding CarD family transcriptional regulator, whose translation MATKKLNEKTKEPKFKVGDYVVYPIHGVGEVTEVAKKLILGKKKDCYSLEIQGSKMKVSIPVDRAIDVGIRSIIDKKEIKKVLTLLKKDEVDTEEDWKVRYQNNMNKIKSGSIFEVADVCRNLYRRAYGKELSIMERKLYESAYNLVKMEIALSKGVPQEEAGNIVSDVLAASVQGITPPPPPKELDDDLDLE comes from the coding sequence TTGGCTACAAAAAAACTAAACGAAAAAACTAAAGAGCCTAAATTCAAGGTGGGGGACTACGTTGTATACCCGATCCATGGAGTAGGTGAAGTCACAGAAGTTGCTAAAAAACTGATTCTGGGAAAGAAGAAGGACTGTTACAGTTTGGAAATTCAAGGTTCCAAAATGAAGGTCTCTATTCCTGTGGATCGAGCAATTGATGTGGGTATCCGGTCGATCATTGATAAAAAAGAGATCAAAAAAGTTCTCACTCTCCTAAAAAAGGATGAGGTCGACACGGAAGAGGACTGGAAAGTCCGTTACCAGAACAATATGAACAAGATCAAATCTGGTTCTATTTTTGAAGTGGCTGATGTTTGCCGTAATCTTTACAGACGTGCCTATGGCAAAGAACTCTCCATAATGGAGAGAAAGCTCTATGAGAGCGCCTATAATTTAGTAAAGATGGAAATTGCGCTGAGCAAGGGTGTACCCCAAGAAGAAGCTGGGAATATCGTGTCTGATGTACTAGCAGCTTCAGTGCAAGGCATAACACCACCACCACCTCCAAAAGAATTGGATGATGATCTAGATTTAGAATAA